From a region of the Zingiber officinale cultivar Zhangliang chromosome 4B, Zo_v1.1, whole genome shotgun sequence genome:
- the LOC121977657 gene encoding peamaclein-like, with protein sequence MLHFTMKLFSATTVFLLLLLASSFLQAAMAGSAFCAGKCKVRCAKAGMMDRCLNYCGMCCEDCKCVPSGTYGNKDECPCYRDKVAKNNKNSKNNQNKPKCP encoded by the exons ATGCTTCATTTCACCATGAAGCTCTTCTCTGCGACCACTGTTTTCCTGCTTCTGCTCCTCGCTTCTTCCTTCCTCCAAGCTGCCATGGCTGGCTCAG CGTTTTGTGCGGGTAAGTGCAAAGTGAGGTGTGCGAAGGCGGGGATGATGGACCGGTGCCTCAACTACTGCGGGATGTGCTGCGAGGACTGCAAGTGTGTGCCCTCGGGGACTTACGGCAACAAGGATGAGTGCCCTTGTTACAGGGACAAGGTCGCCAAAAACAACAAGAACAGCAAGAACAACCAGAACAAACCCAAGTGCCCATGA